Sequence from the Deltaproteobacteria bacterium genome:
TAAAAAGCTCAGGAACGTCCCTGTTTTTAAGTGTTCGCCATTACGGGAGGGTTATCCCGGAGTAGTCGCCCAACATGAATTGGTAAGCACGGGGCTGGCCGTTCCCGGGACGTATTACCACGTTCCGTCCAAGGAGCGAATCTATGATACGTGCGCCCTCGCCCTCCACCATGCAACCTTCCAGGATTATGCTGTGCTCCACCTCCACGCCCCGGATCGTGCATCCGCCTGCGATCGAAGTGAACGGCCCCACGTAGGAATCGACGATTCGCGTGCCCGGCCCCACCACTGCAGGGCCCCGTATGACGCTGTTCTCCACCACCACGCTCTCGGCGAGCGACACCTTGAACTCCACGCGGCTTTTCGAATCGATCCGCCCGAGATGACTGTCCCCGATCCCGTCGAGGACCATCCGGTTCGCTTCAAGGATGTCTTCGAGCTTTCCCGTGTCCTTCCACCAGCCGGTGACCAGGTGCGGCCGCACCGTATACCCGTTGGAAACCAGCCACTGGATCGCATCGGTGATTTCGAGCTCGCCGCGCCAGGACGGCCTGATCTCCTTCACCGCCTTGAACACGTTGGGATCGAAGAGGTACACGCCGACGAGCGCCAGGTCCGAGATGTATTCCTTCGGCTTCTCGACGAGCCGCACCACCTGCCCTTCCCGAAGCTCCGCAACACCGAACTGGTTCGGGTTTTTCACTTTCGTGAGAAGGATCTGACAGTTGGTCGGATTCTCGCGGAACTCCCGCACGATCGAGGTGACCCCGTCCCGCAGGAGGTTGTCGCCCAGCACCATGATGAAGCGATCGTCTTTAAGAAAAGGCTCCGATATCATCACGGCGTGGGCAAGTCCCGCGGGCGCGTCCTGCTCGATGTACGTGGCCTTGATGCCGAACCGGCTGCCGTCCCCCACCGCGTTGAGGATCTCCGCTTTCGTGTCCCCTACCACTATTCCTACGTCGGTAACTCCCGCCTCGGCGAGCTGCTCCAGGCAGTAGAAAAGGACCGGCTTGTTCGCGATCGGCAGAAGCTGCTTGGCGCTCGTGAAGGTAATCGGCCGCAGCCGCGTCCCCTTCCCACCGCTGAGCACGAGACCCTTCATTCGCCCTCCTTACACCTATAAACAGGGACGTTCCTTAACTTTTTTATCACCATCAGCCCGAAAAGTTGGATAACATCCCCAAGCCATTTGAATCGACACATATCAATACTTTTAAAAACCCGAAAAAAACTCAGGAACGTCCCCGTTTTTAAGTAACGTGGGATTCGACGGCTTTGCGGCCGATGGAATGGTACAGGAAGCCGCGCTCCTTCATCTTTTTCGCGTCGTAGATGTTGCGGCCGTCGAAGATCACCGGCTGCCGCATCAGGTTCTTCATCAGCCCGAAATCAGGCTTGCGGAACTCGTTCCACTCGGTGACGAGGATCAGCGCGTCGGCCCCCTGCAATGCCCCATAGGAAGATTCCGCGTACTCGATCCGGTCTCCGTACCGCTGCCGCGCCCCCTCCATTGCCTCGGGATCGAAAACGATCACCGACGCCCTCGCCGCCAGAAGCGAATCCAGTATGTGGAACACCGGCGCCTCGCGCGTGTCGTCCGTGTTCGGCTTGAACGCGATTCCCCAGATCGCCACGCGAAGGCCTTCGAGCTTTCCCTTGAAATGCTTCTCCATCTTGCGGAAGAATTTCTTCCGCTGCTCCTGGTTGATATCCTCGACCGACTGGAGGATGGAAAGCGGCGTCCCCACATCGCGCGCGGTCTTCAGAAGCGCCTTCACGTCCTTGGGCAGGCACGACCCGCCGTACCCAAGCCCCGGAAACAGGAACTTGCTTCCGATCCGCGAATCCGATCCGATCCCCTGCCGGACCTTGTCTATGTCCGCGCCGACGGCCTCGCAGAAGTTCGCAAGGTCGTTCATGTAGGAGATCTTCATCGCCAGGAAAGAGTTCGCCGCATATTTCGTCACCTCGGCGCTCTTCTCGTCCATCACGATGACCGGGTTCCCCGCGGGAATGAACGGCTCGTAAAGATCCTGGAGGATATCGATCGCCCGCTGGTTGCCGCTGCCGATAACGACGCGCTCGGGCCGCAGGAAATCCTCCACCGCGAACCCCTCGCGCAGAAATTCCGGATTGGACACGACGTCGAACTCGAACACGTTATCCAGATGGCTGCGGATCGCCGCGTCCACCTTTTCGCTCGTTCCCACCGGGACGGTGCTCTTGTCCACGATCACCTTGTATCCCGCGCCGGGATTACGCGCCAGGATCTTCCCGATGTCGTCCGCCACCTGGAGGATGTATTTCAGGTCGGCCGAGCCGTCTTCCCCCGGCGGCGTCGGCAGGCAGAGGAAGATCACGTCCGCGCGGAGGACCGATTCCTCCAGGTTCCCGGAGAACCGGATCCTTCCTTTTTTCAGGTTCCGCTGGTAGATTTCCTCAAGCCCGGGCTCGTAGATCGTCACGTGCCCCGAGGTGAGCTTCTCAACGATTTTCGGATTGATATCCACGCAGTGGACATCGTTGCCCCGTTCCGCGAGGCATACACCCGTAACCAGACCGACGTATCCCGTTCCGACGATTGCGACATTCATCTATTCCTGCTCCATATCCTCAAGGTTCATAAACCTTTTTAAAATACCTTATTGCGGGGATGTTAGCATTAGGGAATTGAGTATGAAACCGACGCTGTCCATTGCGGTTTTCCTTTCGATCTCGATCGCCGCGACACTCGCGTTCGGGCAGGAGATCCGGGCCGCCGCGCTCGGCGGGGTTGCACATCCCGGCACCTATGCGCTTTCGAAAGGGACCCGCCTCTCTTCCCTTATCGAGCGGGCAGGCGGATTCGCGGACGGCTCGCGGCCGTCGGACGCTTCGCTGACGCGGAATTCCATCAAAGCCGCACGAAAGAATGCACTCCTGGACCTTATCGCCAAGGTGGAGGCGGAGGCCCTGGCCGATCCCGGCGAGGAAGGGCCGAAACGCGCGTTTATCGAATACCTGTCCAGGATCGAGCCGTCGGGAAGGACGAAAGTCAGCCTTTCGCATCTGCGACTGCTCAAAGGAAGCGAACGGGACCTCCTTGTCGAAGACGGCGACACGCTCTTCATCCCTGCGGAGAAAGCGCCGGTGACCGTCGCGGGCTCGGTCCGGAACAAAGATCACCTCGCATTCCCGCACTCGGAGAAAGCGGATTATTCGCATTACATTCGCATGGCGGGAGGATATTCGGAGCGGGCGGACAAGGAACGCATCTACCTCATGAAGGGGGACGCCGCTGCCGTTCCCCTTGCGCACAAGTGGATCCGGTGGAACC
This genomic interval carries:
- a CDS encoding SLBB domain-containing protein, whose protein sequence is MKPTLSIAVFLSISIAATLAFGQEIRAAALGGVAHPGTYALSKGTRLSSLIERAGGFADGSRPSDASLTRNSIKAARKNALLDLIAKVEAEALADPGEEGPKRAFIEYLSRIEPSGRTKVSLSHLRLLKGSERDLLVEDGDTLFIPAEKAPVTVAGSVRNKDHLAFPHSEKADYSHYIRMAGGYSERADKERIYLMKGDAAAVPLAHKWIRWNPAQSRWEISAFTGNAPRIEPGDTIVVPSMPAPGTWAHGVKNLPDLLMRITAITETIVEAP
- a CDS encoding glucose-1-phosphate thymidylyltransferase: MKGLVLSGGKGTRLRPITFTSAKQLLPIANKPVLFYCLEQLAEAGVTDVGIVVGDTKAEILNAVGDGSRFGIKATYIEQDAPAGLAHAVMISEPFLKDDRFIMVLGDNLLRDGVTSIVREFRENPTNCQILLTKVKNPNQFGVAELREGQVVRLVEKPKEYISDLALVGVYLFDPNVFKAVKEIRPSWRGELEITDAIQWLVSNGYTVRPHLVTGWWKDTGKLEDILEANRMVLDGIGDSHLGRIDSKSRVEFKVSLAESVVVENSVIRGPAVVGPGTRIVDSYVGPFTSIAGGCTIRGVEVEHSIILEGCMVEGEGARIIDSLLGRNVVIRPGNGQPRAYQFMLGDYSGITLP
- a CDS encoding UDP-glucose/GDP-mannose dehydrogenase family protein, producing the protein MNVAIVGTGYVGLVTGVCLAERGNDVHCVDINPKIVEKLTSGHVTIYEPGLEEIYQRNLKKGRIRFSGNLEESVLRADVIFLCLPTPPGEDGSADLKYILQVADDIGKILARNPGAGYKVIVDKSTVPVGTSEKVDAAIRSHLDNVFEFDVVSNPEFLREGFAVEDFLRPERVVIGSGNQRAIDILQDLYEPFIPAGNPVIVMDEKSAEVTKYAANSFLAMKISYMNDLANFCEAVGADIDKVRQGIGSDSRIGSKFLFPGLGYGGSCLPKDVKALLKTARDVGTPLSILQSVEDINQEQRKKFFRKMEKHFKGKLEGLRVAIWGIAFKPNTDDTREAPVFHILDSLLAARASVIVFDPEAMEGARQRYGDRIEYAESSYGALQGADALILVTEWNEFRKPDFGLMKNLMRQPVIFDGRNIYDAKKMKERGFLYHSIGRKAVESHVT